The following proteins are co-located in the Xanthocytophaga agilis genome:
- the wecB gene encoding non-hydrolyzing UDP-N-acetylglucosamine 2-epimerase: MKILSVFGTRPEAIKMAVLVQKLNANLNFTHKLCVTGQHRELLAQVLDIFKLKPDYDLAIMQPGQDLSDITSRILLSIRSVFTEFRPDLVLVHGDTTTCFATTLAAFYAGIPVGHVEAGLRTGNLQAPFPEEANRVMVSRLATYHFAPTLRNVEVLKKEGVPFDNILQTGNTVIDALLQMAGQVTQLSEKWKGTALEKSILEKQKILLVTGHRRENFGQGFIEICQALATLAQKYPHLEILYPVHLNPNVQKPVYEIIGNFPNIHLVESLSYEDFIFVMKNAFLILTDSGGVQEEAPGLGKPVLVMRDTTERPEAVEAGTVKLVGANATRIIAGVSELLEDETTYTRMAQSTNPYGDGKATERIITFLETLASKKQGSND, encoded by the coding sequence ATGAAAATACTCTCCGTTTTTGGTACTCGGCCTGAAGCCATTAAAATGGCTGTGCTGGTACAAAAACTCAATGCAAATCTAAACTTTACACATAAACTGTGTGTAACAGGCCAACATCGTGAACTTCTTGCTCAGGTTCTGGATATCTTCAAATTGAAACCTGATTATGATCTGGCTATTATGCAGCCGGGACAAGATCTTTCAGATATAACGAGCCGCATTCTGTTAAGTATTCGTTCTGTGTTTACCGAATTTCGTCCTGATCTGGTATTGGTACACGGTGATACAACTACCTGTTTTGCGACTACTTTAGCTGCTTTTTATGCTGGTATTCCTGTAGGACATGTAGAAGCAGGCTTACGCACAGGAAATTTACAAGCTCCTTTTCCAGAAGAGGCAAATCGGGTAATGGTTTCCCGACTCGCAACCTATCATTTTGCTCCAACACTCCGTAATGTAGAAGTCCTAAAAAAAGAAGGAGTTCCTTTCGATAATATACTTCAGACAGGCAATACAGTTATTGATGCTTTACTACAGATGGCAGGGCAGGTTACGCAACTTTCCGAAAAGTGGAAAGGCACTGCGTTAGAAAAAAGTATTCTTGAAAAACAGAAGATTCTCCTAGTAACAGGGCATCGCCGGGAAAATTTCGGACAAGGCTTTATTGAAATTTGTCAAGCATTGGCTACACTGGCGCAGAAGTATCCTCATCTGGAAATTTTGTATCCCGTACATCTGAATCCCAATGTGCAGAAGCCTGTTTACGAGATTATCGGAAACTTTCCGAATATTCATCTCGTAGAATCGCTTTCGTATGAAGATTTCATCTTTGTTATGAAAAATGCTTTTCTAATTCTGACAGATTCTGGCGGCGTGCAGGAGGAAGCTCCAGGACTTGGTAAACCTGTATTAGTAATGCGTGACACTACTGAACGACCTGAAGCTGTGGAGGCCGGAACGGTAAAACTGGTAGGAGCTAATGCTACGCGAATTATAGCCGGCGTGTCAGAATTACTGGAAGATGAAACTACCTATACACGAATGGCTCAATCAACAAATCCATATGGAGATGGCAAAGCCACCGAACGAATTATTACATTCCTGGAAACACTAGCTTCAAAAAAACAAGGATCGAATGACTAA
- a CDS encoding NUDIX hydrolase produces MPYTYEYPRPSVTVDCILFGFDEGELKILLIQRGGEPFKGMWALPGGFLDIDSDPSLEYAAKRELEEETGLTNVFMEQLYTFGDSGRDPRGRTVSAAYYALLKLSDYQKVQAGTDADNVRWFGLSEVPKDLAFDHEKIVAMAIERLKGKVRYQPIGFELLPEKFTLSELQHLYEAVLGVELDKRNFRKKILKMDLLIGLDEKQEGVAHRAAQLFKFDKKRYEELKAKGFNFEV; encoded by the coding sequence ATGCCATATACCTACGAATATCCTCGCCCATCTGTAACAGTAGATTGTATTCTGTTTGGATTTGATGAAGGAGAGTTGAAAATTTTGCTGATCCAGCGAGGTGGTGAACCTTTTAAAGGAATGTGGGCATTACCAGGAGGTTTTCTGGATATAGATTCAGATCCTTCTCTTGAATATGCGGCTAAGCGTGAACTGGAAGAAGAAACAGGATTGACAAATGTATTTATGGAACAGTTATATACCTTTGGAGATTCAGGGCGTGACCCTCGGGGTCGTACTGTTTCGGCTGCTTATTATGCATTGCTAAAATTATCGGATTATCAGAAAGTGCAGGCAGGGACAGATGCAGACAATGTACGTTGGTTTGGATTATCTGAAGTGCCTAAAGATCTGGCTTTTGATCATGAAAAAATTGTGGCAATGGCTATAGAACGCCTGAAAGGAAAAGTTCGTTACCAGCCCATTGGCTTTGAATTACTTCCGGAGAAATTTACATTGTCAGAACTACAGCACCTGTATGAGGCTGTACTGGGGGTAGAACTGGATAAGAGAAACTTTCGGAAGAAAATCCTGAAAATGGATTTACTTATCGGACTTGATGAAAAGCAGGAAGGCGTTGCTCACAGAGCTGCTCAACTTTTTAAATTTGATAAGAAACGTTACGAAGAACTAAAGGCCAAAGGCTTTAATTTTGAGGTATAA